Proteins encoded by one window of Nicotiana tabacum cultivar K326 chromosome 10, ASM71507v2, whole genome shotgun sequence:
- the LOC107795827 gene encoding uncharacterized protein LOC107795827 → MTKFFCSLEINQKAEFTTVRSCSKRYELKCIMEKCGWNVHATRIKNFTLFRVIKYHNNHEYSIDARKSYQKHTTSNFISEQILEHVRDKTIEITLAFVENEIKKKFGIDIGYHKAWRAVQKAISCIRGTPQENYQILPSYLHMMVHGNPGTYTSIKRDKQNRFAYMFFAPATSITGWCYCRPVIAVDAIFLKSKYRGILFIVVSKDANNQIFPLCFGVADSENNEAYIWFFGEMRKAIQVHRELVFLSDRNQSIANGIRKVFLEAHHGICLYHFEKNLEQRHAKAMVINLFQSIARSYKCEDFNQLMSQLKSVDKKTYNYIMENPPERWARSWFSRRRYDMLTTNLVESMNSMLLKVREIPILIMLDFIQEKLGEWFYERRKKANETFHKISIWAEEEMTKKMDLACKMLVFNLDSILFRINSEKIEFIVDLKKRTCDCLEFQLDELPCPRAIAAINKRYLQKSDYCSKWY, encoded by the exons ATGACTAAATTTTTCTGCAGCTTGGAGATAAACCAAAAGGCTGAATTCACTACTGTTAGATCATGTTCAAAGAGATACGAGTTGAAATGCATCATGGAGAAATGTGGTTGGAATGTACATGCTACAAGAATAAAAAATTTCACACTTTTCAGGGTGATAAAATATCATAACAACCATGAATACTCGATTGATGCAAGAAAATCATATCAGAAGCATACTAcatcaaattttataagtgaaCAAATTTTAGAACATGTTCGAGACAAAACGATAGAGATTACACTAGCCTTtgtagaaaatgaaataaaaaagaaatttggaattgaTATTGGTTATCACAAGGCATGGCGCGCTGTTCAAAAAGCTATTTCTTGCATAAGGGGAACACCGCAAGAGAACTACCAGATTCTTCCTTCATACCTACACATGATGGTGCATGGAAACCCAGGAACGTACACAAGCATAAAAAGAGATAAGCAGAATCG ATTTGCTTACATGTTTTTTGCTCCTGCGACATCAATAACTGGTTGGTGCTACTGTAGACCCGTTATTGCAGTAGATGCAatatttttaaagtcaaaatatcgTGGCATTCTATTTATTGTTGTATCAAAGGATGCAAACAATCAAATCTTTCCTCTATGCTTTGGTGTAGCAGATTCAGAAAACAATGAGGCATACATTTGGTTCTTCGGGgaaatgagaaaagcaattcaagtccATCGTGAACTGGTTTTCTTGTCAGATAGAAACCAATCGATTGCAAATGGGATTAGAAAAGTTTTTCTTGAAGCTCACCATGGTATCTGCCTCTATCACTTTGAGAAAAATTTAGAGCAAAGACATGCAAAAGCCATggtaataaatctttttcaaagcATTGCAAGGTCATACAAATGTGAAGATTTTAATCAGTTAATGTCTCAACTCAAAAGTGTTGACAAGAAAACATACAACTACATAATGGAAAATCCTCCAGAGAGATGGGCTCGATCGTGGTTCTCACGGCGACGTTATGATATGCTGACAACAAACTTGGTAGAATCAATGAATTCCATGTTACTAAAAGTTAGAGAGATACCTATTTTAATAATGTTAGATTTTATCCAAGAAAAGTTGGGAGAGTGGTTTTACGAACGCCGAAAAAAAGCAAATGAAACTTTTCACAAAATATCAATATGGGCAGAAGAAGAGATGACTAAGAAGATGGACTTGGCTTGTAAAATGCtt GTGTTCAACCTTGATTCAATATTGTTTAGAATAAATAGTGAAAAAATCGAATTCATTGTGgacttaaagaagagaacttgtgactgcttggaattccaacttgatgaattGCCCTGTCCACGTGCAATTGCTGCTATTAATAAGAGATATTTGCAGAAATCTGATTACTGCTCAAAATGGTATTAA